In Thermodesulfobacteriota bacterium, a single genomic region encodes these proteins:
- a CDS encoding DUF58 domain-containing protein: protein MIDVNASLRLRGFSFRIFPRIKGFKSGIHKSIYKGISPDFVEYKEYSQGDDLRYIDWRLYGRLDRFYVKKYEDEVNLIWWILIDSSGSMGYISRESSKLDYAKKLAATLTYLLIKQGDAVGIVDFCDGNIVILPPRAGNPALNPILTRLDSLRASGKADIKQPITRAIEKTRADSCFVIISDFLIDLNLIEESLKLLRSSNKETIFFHILDRDEIEFNFDGSIEFEDMEDEMKILVDARNIRKTYRKRVQDFINKVKQICHENKSRYVLSPTYSPIEEVLMHIAQK, encoded by the coding sequence TTGATAGACGTAAACGCCTCCTTACGGCTCAGAGGATTTTCTTTCCGAATATTCCCCAGAATTAAAGGATTCAAATCAGGCATTCATAAAAGCATATATAAGGGAATAAGCCCTGATTTCGTTGAGTATAAAGAATACTCCCAGGGAGATGATCTAAGGTATATAGATTGGCGTCTCTATGGAAGGCTCGATCGCTTTTATGTAAAAAAATATGAAGATGAAGTTAATCTAATCTGGTGGATACTCATCGATTCGAGTGGGTCAATGGGCTACATTTCAAGAGAATCCAGTAAGCTTGATTACGCAAAAAAACTCGCAGCCACCTTAACATACCTGCTAATTAAACAGGGAGATGCTGTCGGTATTGTAGATTTTTGTGATGGCAACATTGTAATATTACCCCCTAGAGCTGGAAATCCCGCACTAAATCCAATATTGACCAGGCTAGATTCCTTAAGGGCTTCTGGTAAGGCAGATATCAAACAACCTATAACTAGGGCGATAGAGAAAACAAGGGCTGACTCATGCTTTGTCATAATCTCTGACTTCCTCATCGACTTGAACCTAATAGAAGAATCCCTAAAGCTTTTGCGTTCTTCGAATAAAGAAACAATTTTCTTTCACATCCTGGACAGGGACGAAATTGAATTTAACTTTGATGGGTCCATTGAGTTTGAAGATATGGAGGATGAGATGAAAATCCTTGTTGACGCAAGAAATATTAGGAAAACTTATAGAAAACGGGTTCAAGATTTCATAAACAAAGTAAAACAAATATGCCATGAAAACAAATCGAGGTATGTTCTTTCTCCGACTTACTCCCCCATCGAGGAAGTTCTTATGCACATCGCTCAAAAATAG
- a CDS encoding CarD family transcriptional regulator, with amino-acid sequence MFKKGAKAVYPAHGVVRIKGIEVKEICGTRKAFYILHVIENDVTVMVPTDNAESVGLRPIIRKNQIPKIYGILSGKNKAFNSSNGYQSWNKRYREYAEKLKSGNIVEVAKVLKNINLLQYEKELSFGERRIMDSARSLLVKEISISKSIDEEFVAEEIDKLLAT; translated from the coding sequence TTGTTTAAGAAAGGTGCTAAAGCAGTCTACCCAGCTCATGGCGTTGTCAGGATCAAAGGAATTGAAGTCAAAGAAATCTGTGGGACAAGAAAGGCGTTTTATATATTACACGTAATCGAAAACGATGTAACTGTAATGGTTCCCACCGACAATGCAGAATCAGTTGGGCTAAGGCCGATCATAAGGAAGAACCAGATACCTAAAATCTACGGGATTCTTAGCGGCAAAAATAAGGCATTCAACTCCTCAAATGGTTATCAAAGCTGGAATAAGAGATACCGGGAGTATGCCGAAAAATTAAAAAGTGGAAATATCGTTGAGGTCGCTAAGGTTCTAAAGAATATAAACCTGCTTCAGTACGAAAAGGAGCTTTCCTTCGGTGAGCGAAGGATAATGGATTCAGCTAGGTCACTTTTGGTAAAAGAAATTTCTATATCTAAAAGTATAGATGAAGAATTCGTCGCTGAAGAAATCGATAAGCTACTTGCCACTTAA
- the lhgO gene encoding L-2-hydroxyglutarate oxidase → MDETCEVLIIGGGITGLTVARELLSRGIEEILVIEKERFLGAHASGRNSGVLHAGIYYTPDSFKAQFCVKGNALMKEYCRENGLSLKETGKVIVTKDSYELERLFELNERAIQNGVRSSIIDTKDLSEIEPFASTYEKALYSPDTAVIDPNEILNSIKDELLKSGKVKINYQTSFFRLNGDKIVQTSQGAIKFDMVVNASGAFADRVAYQFGVGRDYKILPFKGTYKKIRKERSYLVRGNIYPVPDLRNTFLGVHFTKSVNGEVYAGPTAIPALGRENYRFFDNISLEIIPILFRDGILFFENEAFRSTAITEVKKYSMRFFFQEAKHLLPELNISDLEATDKIGIRPQLVHWPTKKLVMDFVLIKEGDSLHILNAISPAFTSSMAFAKYAVDKLLG, encoded by the coding sequence ATGGATGAAACTTGTGAAGTTCTTATAATAGGTGGTGGAATAACTGGTCTCACAGTTGCGCGGGAATTGCTTAGCAGAGGGATTGAAGAAATTCTGGTTATTGAAAAGGAGCGATTTCTGGGCGCCCATGCGAGTGGTAGAAATAGTGGGGTCCTGCACGCCGGCATTTATTACACTCCGGATTCATTTAAGGCACAGTTCTGTGTAAAGGGCAACGCCCTTATGAAGGAGTATTGCCGTGAAAATGGATTGTCACTCAAAGAAACAGGAAAGGTTATAGTTACGAAGGACTCCTATGAATTGGAAAGGCTCTTTGAGCTGAATGAGAGGGCAATTCAAAATGGGGTAAGGTCATCTATTATAGACACGAAGGACCTTTCTGAGATTGAACCATTTGCGTCGACATATGAAAAGGCTCTATATTCTCCGGACACTGCAGTGATTGACCCAAATGAGATATTGAACTCGATAAAAGACGAACTATTGAAATCCGGTAAGGTGAAGATAAATTACCAGACCTCCTTTTTCAGACTCAATGGCGACAAAATAGTACAAACCTCTCAAGGTGCAATAAAATTTGATATGGTTGTGAATGCCTCAGGAGCGTTTGCCGATAGGGTTGCATATCAGTTTGGTGTAGGAAGGGACTATAAAATTCTGCCGTTTAAAGGGACGTACAAGAAAATCAGGAAAGAGCGTTCCTATCTAGTCAGGGGAAATATATATCCGGTTCCTGACCTTCGAAATACTTTTCTCGGTGTTCATTTTACGAAGAGTGTCAATGGAGAAGTATACGCAGGTCCAACAGCCATTCCCGCTCTTGGCAGGGAGAATTACCGTTTCTTTGACAATATATCACTCGAAATCATCCCTATTTTATTCAGGGACGGGATCCTCTTCTTCGAAAATGAAGCCTTTAGATCCACTGCAATAACAGAAGTTAAGAAGTACTCAATGCGATTCTTTTTCCAAGAAGCAAAACACCTTTTGCCTGAGCTTAACATTTCAGACCTTGAAGCTACCGACAAAATCGGTATTCGCCCTCAGCTTGTACACTGGCCTACTAAAAAGCTGGTTATGGATTTTGTATTGATAAAGGAAGGTGACTCTCTGCATATCTTAAATGCAATATCCCCTGCATTTACATCCTCTATGGCCTTTGCCAAATACGCAGTCGATAAACTGTTGGGATGA